One region of Pseudomonas alvandae genomic DNA includes:
- a CDS encoding ABC transporter ATP-binding protein — translation MNALEVSDLSFAYGAREALRQIHFSVPAGRFAALLGPNGAGKSTLIALLTRLYDVQRGEIRVGGHSLRTSPRQALRQLGVVFQQSTLDLDLSVEQNLRYHLALHGVSRRQGCARVDAELARQQLTERRHERVRNLNGGHRRRVEIARALLHEPRLLLLDEPSVGLDPASRQALGQHIRQLCNEHGISVLWTTHLLDEVQPSDDLLIVHQGRLVASGRAEDVSEEHGGSLGSAFHRLTASGVAA, via the coding sequence GAACGCCTTGGAAGTCAGCGACCTGAGTTTCGCCTACGGCGCCAGGGAAGCCCTGCGCCAGATCCATTTCAGCGTGCCCGCCGGACGCTTCGCCGCGCTCCTCGGGCCCAACGGCGCGGGGAAGTCGACGCTGATTGCCCTGCTGACGCGCCTGTATGACGTGCAGCGCGGCGAGATCCGGGTCGGCGGCCATTCGCTGCGCACGTCACCGCGCCAGGCCTTGCGCCAGCTGGGCGTAGTGTTCCAGCAAAGCACGCTGGACCTGGACCTGAGCGTCGAACAGAACCTGCGCTATCACCTCGCGCTGCACGGTGTGTCACGCCGCCAGGGCTGCGCGCGGGTCGACGCCGAGCTGGCCCGCCAACAATTGACGGAACGGCGCCACGAGCGCGTGCGCAACCTCAACGGTGGGCATCGGCGCCGGGTGGAAATCGCCCGCGCCCTGCTCCACGAGCCGCGCCTGTTGTTGCTGGACGAGCCGAGCGTCGGCCTTGATCCCGCCAGCCGCCAGGCCTTGGGGCAGCATATTCGCCAGTTGTGCAACGAACACGGCATCAGCGTGCTCTGGACCACTCACTTGCTCGACGAAGTGCAGCCCAGCGATGACCTGCTCATCGTGCATCAGGGCCGGCTCGTCGCCAGCGGTCGGGCCGAGGACGTGAGCGAGGAACACGGCGGCAGCCTCGGCTCGGCCTTCCATCGTCTGACTGCCTCGGGGGTGGCCGCATGA
- a CDS encoding ABC transporter permease, translated as MNAYWQCFSGIVMREWLRFVLQRTRLLSALVRPLLWLLVFAAGFRAALGIAIIAPYDTYIPYEVYIVPGLACMILLFNGMQGSLSMVYDREMGSMRVLLTSPLPRAFLLASKLLATSLISLLQVYAFLAIAWVYGVQPPAMGLLLALPALLLVALMLSALGLLLSNAIRQLENFAGVMNFVIFPMFFLSSALYPLWKMLEASPWLYWLCAVNPFTHGVELVRFALYGQFNLLAMTVCVGLTLLFALLAVWTFNPQHAALRKAN; from the coding sequence ATGAATGCTTATTGGCAATGTTTCAGCGGCATCGTGATGCGCGAATGGCTGCGCTTCGTCTTGCAGCGCACGCGGTTGCTCAGCGCGCTGGTGCGACCGCTGTTGTGGTTGCTGGTGTTCGCCGCCGGTTTTCGGGCGGCGCTGGGCATCGCCATCATCGCGCCCTACGACACCTACATCCCCTACGAGGTATACATCGTGCCGGGGCTCGCCTGCATGATCCTTCTGTTCAACGGCATGCAAGGCTCGCTGTCGATGGTGTACGACCGGGAAATGGGCAGCATGCGCGTGTTGCTGACCAGCCCCCTGCCCCGGGCCTTTCTACTGGCGAGCAAGTTGCTCGCGACCTCGCTGATTTCCTTGCTGCAGGTCTACGCCTTTCTCGCCATCGCCTGGGTCTACGGCGTCCAGCCTCCGGCGATGGGCCTGCTGCTGGCATTGCCGGCGCTGCTGCTGGTGGCGCTGATGCTCAGCGCCCTGGGCCTGTTGTTGTCCAATGCGATCCGGCAACTGGAGAATTTCGCCGGGGTGATGAATTTCGTCATCTTCCCGATGTTTTTCCTGTCTTCGGCGCTGTATCCGCTATGGAAAATGCTCGAGGCCAGCCCTTGGTTGTACTGGCTGTGCGCGGTGAACCCCTTCACCCATGGCGTGGAATTGGTGCGGTTCGCCTTGTACGGGCAATTCAACCTGCTGGCGATGACCGTGTGCGTGGGGTTGACGCTGCTGTTCGCGCTGCTGGCGGTGTGGACGTTCAATCCGCAGCATGCGGCGTTGCGCAAGGCCAATTGA